One Stenotrophomonas oahuensis genomic region harbors:
- the mutS gene encoding DNA mismatch repair protein MutS: MKQFFAAKSDYPDLLLFFRMGDFYELFYDDARKAARLLDITLTQRGSSGGAPIPMAGVPVHAYEGYLARLVALGESVAICEQIGDPALAKGLVERKVVRIVTPGTVTDEALLDERRDTLLMALSRNKQGYGLAWADLAGGRFLVNEVDTDDALEAELARLEPAELLVPDEENWPEFLKHRSGIRRRAPWLFDADSGRRQLLNFFKLHDLTGFGIDDKPRATAAAGALLGYVEETQKQRLPHLTAIATETASEAIAMNAATRRHLELDTRVDGDTRNTLLGVLDTTVTPMGGRLLRRWLHRPLRLREVLVQRHDAVATLIDRGADGDVRDAFRALGDLERILTRVALRSARPRDFSTLRDGLALLPEVRAVLAKLDSPRLQALHASLGEHDESAHLLATAVAPTPPLKLSDGGVIAEGFDAELDELRRLSTNADQFLIDLEQRERASSGIATLKVGYNRVHGYYIEISKGQSDKAPVHYTRRQTLTNAERYITEELKSFEDKVLSARERSLSREKLLYEQLLDTLGANLEPLKQCAAALSELDVLAAFAERAQALDWARPELETAPCLRIERGRHPVVEAVREQPFEPNDLDLHPDRRMLVITGPNMGGKSTYMRQNALIVLLAHIGSFVPASRAVIGPIDRILTRIGAGDDLARGQSTFMVEMSETSYILHHATEHSLVLMDEIGRGTSTYDGLALADAVARHLAYQNRCYTLFATHYFELTALADEQHEGGASGIANVHLDAVEHGEQLVFMHAVKDGPANRSFGLQVAALAGLPRATVAQARRRLAELEQRGGETVAATMAPQALDAPQQFGLFTAPSSKAQEALAAIDPDELTPKQALEALYRLKGLL, from the coding sequence ATGAAGCAGTTCTTCGCAGCCAAGTCCGATTATCCGGACCTGCTGCTGTTCTTCCGCATGGGGGACTTCTACGAGCTGTTCTACGACGACGCACGCAAAGCGGCGCGGCTGCTGGACATCACCCTGACCCAGCGCGGCAGCTCGGGCGGCGCGCCGATTCCGATGGCCGGCGTACCGGTGCATGCCTATGAGGGCTATCTGGCCCGGCTGGTGGCGCTGGGTGAGTCCGTGGCGATCTGCGAACAGATCGGCGACCCGGCCCTGGCCAAGGGGCTGGTGGAACGCAAGGTGGTGCGGATTGTCACTCCGGGCACGGTGACTGACGAGGCGCTGCTGGACGAGCGCCGCGACACCCTGCTGATGGCGCTGTCGCGCAACAAACAGGGCTACGGGCTGGCCTGGGCCGATCTGGCTGGCGGCCGCTTCCTGGTCAACGAGGTCGATACCGACGACGCACTGGAAGCCGAACTGGCCCGCCTGGAGCCCGCCGAACTGCTGGTGCCGGACGAAGAGAACTGGCCGGAATTCCTCAAGCACCGCAGCGGCATCCGCCGTCGCGCGCCGTGGCTGTTCGATGCCGACAGTGGACGCCGCCAGCTGCTGAACTTCTTCAAGCTGCACGACCTGACCGGCTTCGGCATCGACGACAAGCCGCGTGCTACCGCTGCCGCCGGTGCCCTGCTGGGTTACGTGGAAGAAACCCAGAAGCAGCGTCTGCCGCATCTGACTGCGATTGCCACCGAAACCGCCAGCGAAGCCATCGCCATGAACGCGGCCACGCGCCGTCATCTGGAACTGGATACGCGCGTTGATGGCGACACCCGCAATACCCTGCTGGGTGTGCTCGATACCACGGTGACGCCGATGGGCGGCCGCCTGCTGCGCCGCTGGCTGCATCGTCCGCTGCGCCTGCGCGAGGTGCTGGTGCAGCGCCACGACGCGGTCGCCACGCTGATTGATCGCGGTGCGGATGGCGACGTGCGCGATGCGTTCCGTGCGCTGGGCGACCTCGAACGTATTCTCACCCGTGTGGCATTGCGCTCGGCGCGCCCCCGTGATTTCTCCACCCTCCGTGATGGTCTGGCGTTGCTACCGGAAGTCCGCGCGGTACTGGCCAAGCTGGACTCCCCTCGCCTGCAGGCGCTGCATGCCTCGTTGGGCGAGCACGACGAAAGCGCGCACCTTTTGGCGACTGCGGTTGCACCGACGCCGCCACTGAAGCTCAGCGATGGTGGCGTGATTGCCGAGGGCTTCGATGCCGAGCTGGATGAACTGCGCCGCCTGTCCACCAACGCCGATCAGTTCCTGATCGACCTGGAACAACGCGAGCGTGCCAGCAGTGGCATCGCCACGCTGAAGGTCGGCTACAACCGCGTGCATGGTTACTACATTGAAATCAGCAAGGGTCAGTCGGACAAGGCACCGGTGCATTACACGCGTCGTCAGACCCTGACCAATGCCGAGCGTTACATCACCGAAGAATTGAAGTCCTTCGAGGACAAGGTGTTGTCAGCGCGCGAGCGTTCACTGTCGCGCGAGAAGCTGTTGTACGAACAACTGCTGGACACGCTTGGCGCGAATCTGGAGCCGCTCAAGCAGTGCGCCGCCGCATTGAGCGAGCTGGACGTACTGGCCGCGTTTGCCGAACGCGCACAGGCGCTGGACTGGGCGCGCCCGGAACTGGAAACCGCACCGTGCCTGCGCATCGAACGCGGCCGCCACCCGGTGGTGGAGGCGGTGCGCGAGCAGCCGTTCGAGCCGAACGACCTGGACCTGCATCCAGACCGCCGCATGCTGGTGATCACCGGCCCGAACATGGGCGGTAAGTCCACCTACATGCGCCAGAACGCGCTGATCGTGCTGCTGGCGCATATCGGCAGCTTTGTGCCCGCCAGCCGCGCCGTGATCGGCCCCATCGACCGCATTCTCACCCGCATCGGCGCGGGCGACGATCTGGCGCGCGGGCAGTCCACCTTCATGGTGGAAATGTCTGAAACCAGCTACATCCTGCATCACGCGACCGAGCATTCGCTGGTGCTGATGGATGAGATCGGCCGCGGTACCTCGACCTATGACGGCCTCGCCCTGGCCGATGCCGTGGCGCGCCACCTGGCGTACCAGAACCGCTGCTACACCCTGTTTGCGACGCACTATTTCGAATTGACCGCGTTGGCCGACGAGCAGCATGAAGGCGGTGCCAGTGGCATTGCAAACGTGCATCTGGATGCCGTGGAGCACGGCGAGCAACTGGTGTTCATGCATGCAGTGAAGGACGGCCCGGCCAACCGCAGTTTCGGCCTGCAGGTGGCCGCGCTGGCCGGCCTGCCGCGTGCGACCGTGGCGCAGGCACGGCGTCGCTTGGCTGAGCTGGAACAGCGCGGCGGCGAGACCGTGGCGGCCACCATGGCTCCGCAGGCGCTGGATGCCCCGCAGCAGTTCGGGCTGTTTACCGCGCCGTCGAGCAAGGCGCAGGAGGCGCTGGCGGCGATTGATCCGGATGAGCTGACCCCGAAGCAGGCGCTGGAGGCGTTGTACCGGTTGAAGGGATTGTTGTGA
- a CDS encoding DUF6338 family protein, with the protein MDNLFSQATPLLLFLLPGFLSAWIFYGLTAHPKPSQFERTIEALVFTFVVKGITGAIKTGLVAAGSFIAVGVWNDESQTAWSILAASALGVVVAAAVNKDTFHSWLRRRGFTSRTSHPSEWFCVLDSNPAYVILQLQDGRRLTGWPKEWPVNPSAGQFYMQQPAWIDENGYVVDLANLDGIIIHATDVRWVEVFPKENAEHDISTQGV; encoded by the coding sequence ATGGACAATCTGTTTTCACAAGCAACCCCGCTTCTCCTGTTCCTGCTCCCAGGCTTCCTTTCGGCTTGGATCTTCTACGGGCTGACCGCACACCCAAAGCCCAGTCAATTTGAGCGAACTATCGAGGCACTGGTCTTTACCTTCGTAGTGAAAGGCATCACCGGCGCGATCAAGACGGGCCTCGTCGCTGCAGGATCTTTTATTGCAGTGGGGGTCTGGAACGATGAGAGTCAGACCGCCTGGTCAATACTGGCAGCTTCAGCACTAGGCGTCGTGGTTGCCGCCGCCGTCAACAAGGACACGTTCCACTCCTGGCTGAGGCGTCGCGGATTTACTTCCCGAACCTCACATCCCAGCGAGTGGTTCTGCGTTCTGGATTCCAATCCGGCCTACGTGATCCTCCAGCTACAGGATGGAAGGCGCCTCACCGGCTGGCCAAAGGAGTGGCCTGTGAATCCGTCGGCGGGGCAGTTCTACATGCAGCAGCCCGCTTGGATCGACGAAAATGGCTACGTGGTAGACCTCGCCAATCTGGATGGCATAATCATTCACGCAACTGACGTGCGTTGGGTCGAAGTATTTCCGAAGGAGAACGCTGAACATGACATATCTACGCAAGGGGTCTAA
- a CDS encoding OsmC family protein gives MSAVRSAAPAKVIGATALSALLLLAAPLAFSAEGTASPLRDYLAAKHVAIQTQQAQPGVPTAIHAKVTAESRSGVRRLRIGETSEFQYISDSGRSYAGYNLGAGSWDSLVGTLASAVADEYVVQAAVQGLPLDGLDVVFTSIPERKSETLAYPNNLSYVAYIDSPATEAQLQALKRAVHENSSAIDLVTQPHQVSHAEVDYVQSPVTRDPKQPPGLRDFITEEKRPAVLARQVKPADGKKKLSEPETLVARAHVEPRTGLRRVFLGKDGYHQQLHDSAPGLLGYGLAPTVEEHLLGVTGTCLTHIFEVQAASRNVLLDSLELTVDGQLSPRFGSNVTSPARFSDIHYKVRIESPASAQDIDALRQSVEATCPLYNLVKDEQKLEGRIVRGAYAEPAQ, from the coding sequence ATGTCCGCCGTCCGTTCTGCAGCTCCCGCCAAAGTGATTGGCGCGACCGCATTGTCTGCCCTGCTGTTGCTCGCCGCCCCCTTGGCCTTCTCAGCCGAAGGCACTGCTTCGCCGCTGCGTGACTACCTCGCGGCCAAACATGTCGCGATCCAGACCCAGCAGGCTCAACCCGGCGTCCCCACCGCGATTCACGCCAAAGTGACCGCCGAAAGCCGCTCGGGCGTTCGCCGCCTGCGCATCGGGGAGACCAGTGAGTTCCAGTACATCAGCGACAGCGGGCGCAGTTACGCCGGTTACAACCTGGGAGCCGGCTCCTGGGATTCGCTGGTGGGCACACTGGCCAGTGCCGTGGCCGACGAATACGTGGTGCAGGCGGCGGTGCAGGGACTGCCGCTGGATGGCCTGGATGTGGTGTTCACCAGCATTCCGGAGCGCAAGAGCGAGACCCTGGCGTATCCGAACAACCTCTCCTATGTCGCCTATATCGATTCGCCAGCCACGGAGGCCCAGCTGCAGGCGCTGAAGCGTGCCGTGCATGAGAACTCATCAGCGATTGATCTGGTCACCCAGCCGCATCAGGTCAGTCATGCCGAGGTGGACTATGTGCAGAGCCCGGTCACGCGCGATCCGAAACAGCCGCCGGGCCTGCGCGACTTCATCACCGAGGAAAAGCGTCCGGCCGTGCTGGCCCGGCAGGTGAAGCCGGCGGACGGGAAGAAGAAGCTCTCCGAGCCCGAAACCCTGGTCGCACGTGCCCATGTCGAACCGCGCACCGGCCTGCGTCGCGTGTTCCTGGGCAAGGACGGCTACCACCAGCAGCTGCACGACAGCGCCCCCGGTCTGCTGGGCTACGGGCTGGCACCGACCGTGGAAGAACACCTGCTCGGCGTGACCGGTACCTGCCTGACCCACATCTTCGAGGTCCAGGCCGCATCGCGGAACGTGCTGCTCGATTCACTGGAACTCACCGTCGATGGCCAGCTGAGCCCGCGTTTCGGCAGCAATGTCACGTCGCCCGCGCGCTTCAGCGACATTCACTACAAGGTCCGCATTGAGTCGCCGGCCTCGGCACAGGACATCGATGCCCTGCGTCAGTCAGTGGAAGCCACGTGCCCGCTGTACAACCTGGTGAAGGACGAGCAGAAGCTGGAAGGCCGCATCGTGCGAGGCGCGTATGCGGAACCTGCGCAGTAA
- a CDS encoding TonB-dependent receptor plug domain-containing protein, translating into MRNLRSKPEPARRARRGLPLHRRHLVLALCTLLAPSAYAEEEAVATAEANDRAGARTLDRVSVLGSQIAGGGAQAALPVVAVDREQIDATGATNGNELFRSLPQFGDVAVTEKGTTNAGRNSNVARGDVGSINLRGLGSKYTLLLLNGRRTVQHPISNSGDDTTYNANAIPTFGLERVNLLLDGAASIYGSDAVAGVVDLVMPSNLADGGGIQLNYGKVTGGHREDISLDGYFGSDFAEGRGNLSVLYGFSRRTSQLNSDAWFTATDGRRPLGDGTSVPDPNGTTGFSTRTPWGHFETYANGRRTGTWSVNPVTGALVSGSVPTRYHYDSAAEPGITTSPAIKKGNVFASGRFDLTDAVQLFGELGYYRARSESWVSSESGFGGDGFLLHIRPDAYWVPQSLRGADAIRLLNYQFADSGIRKVEVDNDQSRLLLGVRGWTEGGWNWETALLYSRARSKDTQQGGLTDAFIEAVNRTDASAYNPFSGGDPNSIRVGDATPYDTSSFIGEATREGTAELALWDFKVNRPDVISWYAGDIGLAAGVEYRYESRQDDRDENIDGSRPYTDWYTGTVAASNFFTHSPRPDVKGSRNVKSALIELAVPLISPAQNIPLVQSLDLQIAGRYEDYSDAGQVAKPKFAAAWKVVDSLLLRGSVSGGFRAPGLELVNSPPTYGFGFNNDAIRCHALISKGAHPDYSACLNAYSSGFSVKPSVSTVTSYGDDVKPETTKQSSWGAVFEPQFLPESLGSLSLSVDAWKVKVENPISTLGEELLYDAYLRVVEGSSNPNVVRAAVTAEDIAQFEGSGLAPAGVVTHVYTRYQNRSPLTASGVDYNFTWRLPETAWGNFALLISASQLKEYTQQKPIEVQQVAAAVSSGQLNIIAPDLGAANEVGINGAKPEWRASATLIWNLQDWTVRLRDDYIDSVTAGAYSDRTPYVVGSTQRWALSVKKEFNQGALAGTAVEVGARNLFDKEPPLNASGNYLTALHESYGRYLHVGISKHW; encoded by the coding sequence ATGCGGAACCTGCGCAGTAAGCCCGAGCCCGCCCGCCGCGCTCGTCGCGGCTTGCCGCTGCATCGCCGCCACCTGGTGCTGGCGCTGTGCACCCTGCTGGCACCGTCGGCGTATGCCGAGGAAGAGGCGGTTGCCACCGCGGAAGCGAACGACCGCGCCGGTGCGCGCACGCTGGACCGGGTGTCCGTACTTGGCTCGCAGATCGCCGGTGGCGGTGCGCAGGCAGCGCTGCCGGTGGTCGCGGTGGACCGTGAGCAGATCGATGCCACCGGGGCCACCAACGGCAACGAGTTGTTCCGCAGCCTGCCGCAGTTTGGCGATGTGGCGGTGACCGAAAAGGGCACCACCAACGCCGGACGCAATTCCAATGTGGCGCGCGGCGACGTGGGATCGATCAACCTGCGTGGCCTCGGCTCGAAGTACACGCTGCTGCTGCTCAATGGGCGTCGCACGGTGCAGCACCCGATCAGCAACAGCGGCGATGACACCACCTACAACGCCAATGCGATTCCGACCTTCGGGCTGGAGCGCGTCAATCTGCTGCTGGATGGCGCGGCCTCGATCTACGGTTCCGACGCGGTGGCCGGTGTAGTCGATCTGGTGATGCCGAGCAACCTGGCCGACGGCGGTGGCATCCAGCTGAACTACGGCAAGGTCACCGGCGGGCACCGCGAGGACATCTCGCTGGATGGCTACTTTGGCAGTGATTTTGCCGAGGGTCGCGGCAATCTGTCGGTGCTGTACGGCTTCTCCAGGCGCACCTCGCAGCTCAACTCCGATGCGTGGTTCACCGCCACCGATGGCCGCCGCCCACTCGGCGACGGCACCAGCGTGCCGGACCCGAACGGTACGACGGGCTTCAGTACCCGCACCCCGTGGGGACACTTCGAGACCTATGCGAATGGTCGTCGCACCGGTACCTGGTCGGTCAACCCGGTCACCGGTGCCCTGGTGTCCGGCTCGGTGCCCACGCGCTATCACTACGATTCCGCTGCCGAACCGGGCATCACCACGTCACCGGCGATCAAGAAGGGCAACGTGTTCGCGAGTGGGCGCTTCGACCTGACCGACGCCGTGCAGCTGTTCGGTGAACTGGGCTACTACCGTGCCCGCTCCGAATCATGGGTCAGCAGTGAATCGGGCTTCGGTGGCGATGGCTTCCTGCTGCATATCCGGCCGGATGCGTATTGGGTGCCGCAGTCTCTGCGCGGAGCCGACGCCATCCGTCTGCTCAACTACCAGTTCGCCGATTCCGGCATTCGCAAGGTCGAGGTGGACAACGATCAATCGCGCCTGCTGTTGGGTGTGCGCGGATGGACCGAGGGCGGCTGGAACTGGGAGACCGCGTTGCTGTACTCGCGGGCTCGCAGCAAGGACACCCAGCAGGGCGGGTTGACCGACGCCTTCATCGAGGCCGTGAACCGCACCGACGCCAGTGCCTACAACCCCTTCAGCGGCGGTGATCCGAACAGCATCCGCGTCGGGGATGCCACTCCCTACGACACCTCGTCGTTCATCGGCGAGGCTACACGCGAAGGCACCGCCGAACTGGCGCTGTGGGACTTCAAGGTCAACCGCCCTGACGTGATCAGCTGGTACGCCGGCGACATCGGCCTGGCTGCGGGCGTGGAGTACCGTTACGAAAGCCGCCAGGATGACCGCGACGAGAACATAGATGGCAGCCGCCCCTACACGGACTGGTATACCGGAACCGTCGCTGCCAGCAATTTCTTTACCCATAGCCCGCGTCCGGACGTGAAAGGCAGCCGCAACGTCAAGTCGGCGCTGATCGAACTGGCGGTCCCGCTGATCTCACCCGCGCAGAATATTCCGTTGGTGCAGTCGCTGGACCTGCAGATTGCGGGGCGGTATGAGGACTACAGCGATGCCGGCCAGGTCGCCAAGCCCAAGTTCGCCGCCGCCTGGAAGGTCGTTGACAGCCTGCTGCTGCGCGGTTCGGTCAGCGGTGGCTTCCGTGCCCCGGGGCTGGAACTGGTGAACTCTCCGCCCACCTACGGGTTTGGCTTCAACAACGATGCCATCCGCTGCCATGCGCTGATCAGCAAGGGTGCGCACCCCGACTACAGCGCCTGCTTGAACGCCTACAGCAGCGGTTTCTCGGTCAAGCCGTCGGTGAGTACCGTGACCTCCTATGGCGACGATGTGAAGCCGGAAACCACGAAGCAGTCGTCCTGGGGCGCGGTGTTCGAGCCGCAGTTCCTTCCCGAGTCGCTGGGCTCGCTGAGCCTGAGCGTAGACGCGTGGAAGGTGAAAGTGGAGAACCCGATCAGCACCCTGGGCGAGGAGCTGCTCTACGACGCCTATCTACGTGTCGTGGAAGGCAGCAGCAACCCGAACGTGGTGCGCGCGGCGGTGACCGCCGAGGACATCGCACAGTTCGAGGGATCCGGTCTGGCCCCCGCCGGCGTGGTGACCCACGTCTACACCCGGTATCAGAACCGCAGTCCGCTGACCGCATCCGGTGTGGACTACAACTTCACCTGGCGTCTGCCGGAGACGGCTTGGGGCAACTTCGCCTTGCTGATCAGTGCCAGCCAGTTGAAGGAATACACGCAGCAGAAGCCCATTGAGGTGCAGCAGGTGGCCGCCGCAGTGTCCAGCGGCCAGCTGAACATCATTGCGCCCGATCTGGGTGCGGCCAATGAGGTGGGCATCAATGGGGCCAAGCCGGAGTGGCGGGCCAGTGCCACCCTGATCTGGAACCTGCAGGACTGGACCGTGCGACTGCGCGACGACTACATCGACAGCGTGACCGCTGGTGCGTACTCGGACCGGACGCCGTATGTGGTGGGGTCCACCCAGCGCTGGGCCTTGTCGGTGAAGAAGGAGTTCAACCAGGGCGCACTGGCGGGCACCGCGGTGGAAGTCGGGGCACGCAATCTGTTCGACAAGGAGCCGCCGCTGAACGCGTCGGGCAACTACCTCACCGCGCTGCATGAGTCGTATGGGCGCTATCTCCACGTTGGCATCTCCAAACACTGGTGA
- a CDS encoding DUF1684 domain-containing protein → MKTYALALSAMAAVFASACSPSAAAPAPSRFQQEHAAWVQQRAADLRKPDGWVSLIGLHWIEAGRQNVGAGKDNGIRLAIGPDRLGQLEQRTDGLYFKPAEGARITADGKPLQGEVQLLPEGKGGATKLGYDQGKGQITAIKRGQRLALRVRHADAPARVGFAGLDFFPADEAWRVPARFVAHAAGKTLPIASVIGEINNSPNPGYVVFEKDGRTWRLEALGDPAQGLNLMFQDQTTGRQTYGVGRYLHTDAVAADGSVTLDFNRAYNPPCAYTDYATCPLPPPENRLAQKGANAQPVRLAVLAGERKYALAQH, encoded by the coding sequence ATGAAGACCTACGCACTTGCTCTTTCCGCGATGGCGGCCGTGTTCGCATCCGCCTGCAGCCCCAGTGCAGCTGCACCGGCACCCAGCCGCTTCCAGCAGGAACACGCCGCGTGGGTGCAGCAGCGCGCAGCCGATCTACGCAAACCTGATGGCTGGGTCAGCTTGATCGGCCTGCACTGGATTGAAGCGGGACGCCAGAACGTGGGCGCAGGCAAGGACAACGGTATCCGGCTTGCGATAGGCCCGGACCGTCTCGGTCAGTTGGAACAGCGCACCGACGGGTTGTATTTCAAACCCGCCGAAGGAGCGCGCATTACCGCCGACGGCAAACCGCTGCAGGGCGAAGTGCAGTTGCTGCCGGAAGGGAAGGGCGGTGCCACCAAGCTGGGCTACGACCAGGGCAAGGGGCAAATTACCGCGATCAAGCGTGGGCAGCGGTTGGCGCTGCGCGTGCGGCATGCCGATGCACCGGCGCGCGTGGGGTTTGCCGGCCTCGATTTCTTCCCGGCCGATGAAGCCTGGCGCGTCCCAGCCCGCTTCGTTGCGCACGCGGCCGGCAAGACGCTGCCGATTGCCAGCGTGATCGGCGAAATCAACAATTCGCCGAATCCGGGTTACGTGGTGTTTGAGAAAGACGGGCGGACGTGGCGGCTGGAGGCGCTGGGTGACCCGGCGCAAGGCCTGAACCTGATGTTCCAGGACCAGACCACAGGGCGACAGACCTACGGCGTCGGGCGCTATCTGCATACCGATGCGGTTGCCGCCGACGGCAGCGTCACGCTGGACTTCAATCGCGCTTACAACCCTCCGTGCGCCTACACCGACTATGCCACGTGCCCGCTGCCGCCTCCGGAAAACCGGCTGGCGCAGAAGGGTGCGAATGCGCAGCCGGTGCGACTGGCGGTGCTGGCGGGGGAACGAAAGTACGCGTTGGCGCAGCACTGA
- a CDS encoding glycine zipper 2TM domain-containing protein, whose amino-acid sequence MQTQLKMLCLGSLLAFSAVASAQTYGPKDEGRRFNDGSKVVCHNVEVQRNSKDPNRITGTAIGAVAGGLLGNQVGGGNGKKVATVAGAVAGGAAGRHIQGNQQSKNGDRVVERRCERRYP is encoded by the coding sequence ATGCAGACCCAACTCAAGATGCTGTGCCTGGGCAGCTTGCTGGCCTTTTCCGCCGTTGCTTCGGCGCAGACGTACGGACCGAAGGACGAAGGTCGCCGCTTCAACGATGGCAGCAAGGTGGTTTGCCACAATGTTGAAGTGCAGCGCAACAGCAAGGACCCGAACCGCATCACCGGTACCGCGATTGGTGCGGTGGCCGGTGGTCTGCTGGGTAACCAGGTAGGCGGTGGTAACGGCAAGAAGGTGGCTACGGTGGCCGGTGCGGTTGCCGGTGGTGCTGCAGGCCGGCACATCCAGGGCAACCAGCAGTCCAAGAATGGCGACCGGGTGGTGGAGCGCCGTTGCGAGCGGCGTTATCCGTAA
- the fabR gene encoding HTH-type transcriptional repressor FabR translates to MTAQPSLTATDLAVSTADETHPARKGAISRDDLLAAALALIGPHRSVSTLSLREVAREAGIAPNSFYRQFRDMDELTVALIDLAGRSLRTIIGQARRRAASSDRSVIRVSVETFFEQLRADDRLLHVMLREGSAGSDAFKHAVERELNYFEEELCVDLIRLAAADNGAVLHEPHLVAKAITRLVFAMGGSALDQPPEKDPELIDQLSQMLRMIITGARTIAGNPPTR, encoded by the coding sequence ATGACCGCCCAGCCCTCCCTGACTGCCACCGACCTTGCCGTATCAACGGCGGATGAGACACACCCGGCACGCAAGGGGGCGATCTCCCGGGATGACCTGCTGGCCGCCGCGCTGGCGCTGATCGGCCCGCACCGCAGCGTTTCCACGCTGAGCCTGCGTGAAGTGGCACGCGAAGCCGGCATCGCCCCGAATTCGTTCTACCGCCAGTTCCGCGACATGGACGAACTGACCGTGGCGCTGATCGACCTGGCCGGGCGTTCACTGCGCACCATCATCGGCCAGGCCCGTCGGCGCGCCGCCTCGTCCGACCGCAGCGTGATCCGGGTATCGGTGGAAACCTTCTTCGAGCAGCTGCGCGCCGACGACCGTCTGCTGCACGTGATGCTTCGCGAAGGCAGCGCCGGCTCGGACGCGTTCAAGCACGCGGTCGAGCGCGAACTGAATTACTTCGAAGAAGAACTGTGTGTGGATCTGATCCGGCTGGCGGCCGCCGACAACGGCGCGGTCCTGCACGAACCGCATCTGGTCGCCAAGGCCATCACCCGGTTGGTGTTCGCGATGGGCGGCAGCGCGCTGGACCAGCCGCCGGAAAAGGATCCCGAGCTGATTGATCAGCTCTCGCAGATGCTGCGCATGATCATCACCGGTGCGCGCACCATCGCAGGCAATCCGCCAACGCGATAA
- a CDS encoding ferredoxin reductase produces the protein MNARVLPAVRRRNPLLPRNWVSEELFDFWAGQVHPLWTLRRARARLVSREAASADAVTLVLRPNRHFKGLQPGQHVNLGVEVDGRRLSRSYSPTLLDDGTLAITVKTVAGGAVSQHLSHAAQPGDVFELGAAFGEMTLSTVPAAPLVLLAAGSGITPMRALLRQLQAAGVPGRVELVYWAQTREALCFVDEFNALAARHPNLRVHLALTRDPLNPAVRVGDYDFSALGDLSAAQVMACGPAGFVESARICLQGQVAGFHAEAFSPPATNDVAAETGTVQVELRRSGRTLELPRGTALLAALEAEGLRPASGCRMGICNTCVCGKVSGVTRNILTGEHAAEPASQVRLCVNSASTDLILEL, from the coding sequence ATGAACGCTCGAGTCCTTCCTGCTGTCCGTCGCCGCAACCCGTTGCTACCCCGCAACTGGGTCTCGGAAGAATTGTTCGATTTCTGGGCGGGGCAGGTGCACCCGCTGTGGACCCTGCGCCGCGCGAGGGCCCGGTTGGTGTCCCGTGAGGCGGCCAGTGCCGACGCGGTGACCCTGGTGTTGCGCCCGAACCGGCACTTCAAGGGCCTGCAGCCGGGCCAGCACGTAAATCTGGGTGTGGAAGTGGACGGCCGCCGGCTCAGCCGCAGCTACAGCCCGACCCTGCTGGACGACGGCACCCTGGCGATCACGGTGAAGACGGTCGCCGGAGGCGCGGTCAGCCAGCATCTGTCCCATGCGGCGCAACCCGGCGATGTATTCGAGCTGGGCGCGGCCTTCGGCGAGATGACTTTGTCCACGGTGCCTGCGGCACCGCTGGTCCTGCTGGCCGCCGGCAGCGGCATCACCCCGATGCGCGCGCTGCTGCGCCAGTTGCAGGCCGCTGGCGTGCCGGGCCGTGTGGAGCTGGTGTACTGGGCGCAGACCCGGGAAGCGCTGTGCTTCGTGGATGAGTTCAACGCCCTGGCCGCGCGCCATCCGAACCTGCGCGTGCATCTGGCGCTGACCCGCGATCCGCTGAATCCGGCTGTGCGCGTGGGTGATTACGACTTCAGCGCGTTGGGCGATCTGAGCGCTGCGCAGGTCATGGCCTGTGGCCCCGCCGGCTTCGTGGAAAGCGCGCGCATCTGCCTGCAGGGGCAGGTGGCTGGTTTCCACGCTGAAGCCTTCAGTCCGCCGGCGACCAATGACGTCGCCGCGGAAACCGGCACCGTGCAGGTCGAGCTGCGCCGCAGTGGCCGCACCTTGGAACTGCCGCGCGGCACTGCGCTGCTGGCTGCACTGGAAGCCGAAGGCCTGCGTCCGGCCAGCGGTTGCCGCATGGGCATCTGCAATACCTGTGTCTGCGGCAAGGTCAGCGGGGTCACCCGCAACATCCTGACCGGCGAACATGCGGCCGAACCGGCCTCGCAAGTACGGCTGTGCGTGAACAGCGCCAGCACCGATCTGATTCTGGAGCTTTGA